Proteins encoded within one genomic window of Saccharopolyspora pogona:
- a CDS encoding IS3 family transposase, whose protein sequence is MAEAFNSLYKAELVRNRGPWRGIDDIEIATVEYIDWYNNRRLHGELGHVPSAEYEALHAMTHPVTATLETS, encoded by the coding sequence ATGGCCGAGGCGTTCAACTCGTTGTACAAGGCCGAACTCGTCCGCAACCGTGGACCATGGCGCGGGATCGACGACATCGAGATCGCCACCGTCGAGTACATCGACTGGTACAACAACCGGCGCCTGCACGGCGAACTCGGGCACGTGCCGTCCGCCGAGTACGAAGCACTACACGCGATGACCCACCCGGTCACCGCAACCCTGGAAACCAGCTAA
- a CDS encoding IS630 family transposase, whose protein sequence is MVRSGRPKAELVLSDVEHDTLLRWSRRAKTSQALALRSKIVLTCAEGLNNKDVAARLGIWPQTVSKWRTRFIANRLDGLSDEPRPGAKRTITDEQVEAVIVKTLEKQPAGGDTHWSTRSMARKMGMSQTAISRIWRAFGLKPHLVDTWKLSTDPQFIEKVRDVVGLYLAPPEKALVLCVDEKSQMQALDRTAPMLPMMPGAPGRKTHDYVRHGTTSLFAALDIATGKVIGQHQRRHRHQEFLRFLKTIDKNTPAELDLHLICDNYATHKTPAIKQWLAAHPRFELHFTPASGSWLNLVERWFGELTNRKLRRSAHRSVNELEKDVEAWIEAWNEDPKPFVWTKTADEILDNLCQVPGLMETGLAGFQGCGDRVGHRV, encoded by the coding sequence ATGGTGCGTTCTGGCCGTCCGAAGGCGGAGCTTGTTTTGTCCGATGTGGAGCATGACACGCTGCTGCGGTGGAGTCGTCGCGCGAAGACATCGCAGGCGTTGGCGCTGCGATCGAAGATCGTGCTGACCTGCGCGGAAGGCTTGAACAACAAGGATGTCGCCGCCAGGCTGGGAATCTGGCCGCAGACGGTGTCCAAGTGGCGAACCCGGTTCATCGCGAACCGACTGGACGGCTTGTCCGACGAGCCCCGGCCGGGTGCGAAGCGCACGATCACCGATGAGCAGGTCGAAGCGGTGATCGTCAAAACCCTGGAGAAGCAGCCTGCAGGCGGCGACACCCACTGGTCGACCCGGTCCATGGCCAGGAAAATGGGCATGTCCCAGACGGCGATTTCCCGAATCTGGCGCGCTTTCGGCCTCAAACCACACCTGGTCGACACCTGGAAACTGTCGACCGATCCCCAGTTCATCGAGAAGGTACGCGACGTTGTCGGCCTCTACCTCGCGCCGCCGGAGAAAGCGCTGGTGCTGTGCGTGGACGAGAAATCGCAGATGCAGGCGTTGGACCGCACCGCCCCGATGCTGCCGATGATGCCCGGTGCGCCCGGCCGCAAGACCCACGACTACGTCCGCCATGGCACGACCAGTCTGTTCGCCGCACTGGACATCGCCACCGGTAAGGTCATCGGCCAGCACCAGCGTCGGCACCGCCACCAGGAGTTCCTGCGGTTCCTCAAGACCATCGACAAGAACACTCCCGCCGAGCTGGACCTGCACCTGATCTGCGATAACTACGCCACCCACAAGACCCCCGCGATCAAGCAATGGCTCGCCGCCCACCCACGGTTCGAGCTGCATTTCACCCCTGCCAGTGGTTCCTGGCTGAACTTGGTCGAACGCTGGTTCGGCGAGTTGACCAACCGCAAGCTGCGCCGATCCGCCCATCGCAGCGTCAACGAACTCGAGAAGGACGTGGAAGCGTGGATCGAAGCATGGAACGAGGACCCGAAACCCTTCGTGTGGACCAAAACCGCCGACGAGATCCTGGACAACCTCTGTCAAGTACCGGGTTTGATGGAGACTGGATTAGCTGGTTTCCAGGGTTGCGGTGACCGGGTGGGTCATCGCGTGTAG